The Niallia alba genome includes a window with the following:
- a CDS encoding PTS sugar transporter subunit IIA has translation MFKNLFKRNKEEKTSSSNHYIQPLEGKLLSIADVPDPVFSQKMMGDGIAVDPSNGVLVAPADGQIMNVFPTKHALSMTDNNGREILIHVGLDTVALKGEGFTTFVKDGDKVKQGQKLMEIDFDEIKSKVPSIITPMVFTNLGENEKVVVEGNEIKIG, from the coding sequence TTGTTTAAAAATCTATTTAAAAGAAATAAAGAAGAGAAAACGAGTTCAAGTAATCATTATATTCAACCTTTAGAAGGAAAACTATTAAGTATTGCAGACGTTCCTGATCCTGTATTTTCCCAAAAAATGATGGGTGATGGCATAGCTGTAGATCCATCCAATGGTGTATTAGTTGCTCCGGCAGATGGACAAATTATGAATGTATTTCCTACAAAGCATGCATTAAGCATGACAGACAATAATGGTAGAGAGATCTTAATCCATGTTGGATTAGATACTGTTGCATTAAAAGGTGAAGGGTTTACTACTTTTGTCAAAGATGGAGATAAAGTAAAACAAGGACAAAAATTAATGGAAATTGATTTTGATGAAATCAAATCAAAAGTTCCTTCCATCATTACTCCAATGGTATTTACTAACCTAGGAGAAAATGAAAAAGTAGTAGTGGAAGGTAATGAAATTAAAATTGGATAA
- a CDS encoding IS4 family transposase, with protein sequence MDKITRKTSFGQWFSPINLQLFEENVKTLKLDFYTKKLTTESFLKLLLFAQLEEVESLHALSDCLFDDQLQKGIDLDSISISQLSRRLNGMNPDLFQKLFLDLVSQIHAKTHNTKLVMPLKIIDSSTLPLNLTNHKWAKFRKTKAGVKLHLRLVFMEKGISYPEKAIMTTAKEHDRGQLEVMVDDKECMYVFDRGYLDYERFDRMTDDGYFFLSRLRKNAVIREVYDFKLPENTSVLSDQMVLIGTTQNRAENYFRLLKVIDSKGNELHLITNRFDLSAEEISKMYKSRWAIELFFKWIKQHLHIKKFYGQSEWAIQNQVFIALIVFCLHVLAQIETKSKRKTLQISRYLRAALWKPAHIWLRKIEGKTIP encoded by the coding sequence ATGGACAAGATTACACGAAAAACTTCATTTGGACAATGGTTTTCACCAATAAATCTTCAATTATTTGAAGAAAACGTGAAAACGTTGAAATTAGATTTCTATACGAAAAAACTAACGACAGAGTCATTTCTAAAATTATTACTTTTTGCGCAGCTAGAAGAAGTCGAAAGTCTGCATGCGCTGAGCGATTGTCTTTTCGATGATCAACTGCAAAAGGGCATTGATCTTGATTCTATCAGTATTTCCCAACTCTCACGCCGTTTAAATGGCATGAATCCAGACTTATTCCAAAAGCTTTTCCTTGATTTAGTTTCACAAATTCATGCCAAAACGCACAACACGAAACTTGTGATGCCATTAAAAATCATTGATTCAAGCACATTGCCTCTCAATTTGACTAATCATAAATGGGCAAAATTCCGCAAAACAAAAGCGGGTGTTAAATTGCACTTACGCCTTGTGTTTATGGAAAAAGGTATATCCTATCCCGAAAAGGCCATTATGACAACGGCCAAAGAACATGACCGCGGTCAGCTTGAAGTAATGGTTGATGACAAGGAATGTATGTATGTGTTTGACCGTGGTTACTTAGACTACGAACGCTTTGATCGGATGACAGATGACGGCTACTTTTTCCTTTCTAGGCTGCGAAAAAACGCAGTCATACGGGAGGTTTACGATTTTAAACTACCCGAGAATACATCTGTTTTGTCGGATCAAATGGTGTTGATTGGTACGACGCAAAACCGTGCCGAAAATTACTTTCGTCTTCTAAAAGTGATTGATTCAAAAGGAAATGAGCTTCATTTAATCACAAATCGTTTTGATTTAAGTGCTGAAGAAATCTCAAAGATGTATAAATCACGCTGGGCGATTGAGTTATTTTTCAAATGGATTAAACAACATCTCCATATCAAAAAGTTTTACGGCCAAAGCGAATGGGCAATTCAGAATCAAGTGTTTATCGCACTTATTGTTTTTTGCCTGCATGTTCTCGCACAAATCGAGACAAAAAGTAAACGAAAAACCCTACAAATTAGCCGATATTTACGGGCAGCTTTGTGGAAACCAGCACATATTTGGCTTCGAAAGATTGAAGGAAAAACCATTCCTTAA
- a CDS encoding sugar phosphate nucleotidyltransferase codes for MKVVILCGGKGMRMRGLTENIPKALADVNGKPILSHIMKHYSEYGHQEFILPLGYKGDQIKDYFVNLAWRKNNIKIDLLNNQYDILGKTEPWKITCIDTGQDTMTGARIKQLEQYIEDDIFLLTYGDGLSDINLDELIAFHKEKGKTVTLTGIKKNNQYGVLDIEDGIASRFSEKPVLDDWINGGFFVCNKEFFQYLSAQPDCVLEEEPLRKLIEKRELAVYLHEGAWLSIDTPKDLEDARKIWKQK; via the coding sequence ATGAAAGTTGTTATTTTATGTGGGGGTAAAGGGATGAGAATGAGAGGCTTAACAGAAAATATACCGAAAGCCTTAGCTGATGTTAATGGAAAACCGATATTATCGCATATCATGAAACATTATAGTGAATATGGACACCAAGAATTTATTCTGCCATTGGGATATAAAGGAGATCAAATTAAGGATTATTTCGTGAATTTAGCTTGGAGAAAAAATAATATAAAAATAGATTTATTAAACAATCAATATGACATTCTCGGAAAAACAGAGCCCTGGAAAATTACTTGTATTGATACAGGTCAAGATACGATGACTGGAGCAAGAATTAAACAGTTAGAACAATATATAGAAGATGATATCTTTTTATTAACATATGGGGATGGTTTGTCTGATATTAATTTAGATGAACTCATTGCTTTTCATAAGGAAAAAGGAAAAACCGTTACACTTACCGGTATTAAAAAAAATAATCAATATGGAGTACTTGATATAGAAGATGGAATTGCTAGTCGCTTTTCAGAAAAGCCGGTTCTAGATGACTGGATTAACGGGGGATTCTTTGTTTGTAATAAGGAGTTCTTTCAGTATTTATCAGCACAGCCAGATTGTGTGTTAGAGGAAGAGCCGTTAAGAAAGTTAATTGAAAAGAGAGAACTAGCTGTCTATCTGCATGAAGGAGCCTGGTTATCTATTGATACACCAAAGGATTTAGAAGATGCTAGAAAGATATGGAAACAAAAATAA